One window of the Pseudarthrobacter sp. ATCC 49987 genome contains the following:
- a CDS encoding FAD:protein FMN transferase, translating into MAHPGWTDFSFDGIGTRWEVSTPSPLPGVLRRRLLDAVADYDAAWSRFRPDSLIAGAARRPGRYVLPSEAAALGPLYETLYRLSGGVMTPLIGGSLEQLGYDAHYSLRPAGPPLPAPPWDEVLDWQGTVLTTRAPVVIDVGAAGKGQLADLLSAELCGAGVGEHFIDAGGDLLNTGSAPVDVGLEHPYDPDRAIGIVKLGTGALCASAANRRAWGDGLHHVLDGTTGAPVRTVVASWAMAASAMVADALATALFFVEGPRLQAEFDVSWLTVHSDGHAEYSADFEGVLFS; encoded by the coding sequence GTGGCGCATCCGGGCTGGACGGACTTCAGCTTCGACGGGATCGGTACCCGCTGGGAGGTCTCCACACCGTCCCCGCTCCCCGGCGTGCTCCGGCGCCGGCTGCTCGATGCCGTGGCGGACTACGACGCCGCCTGGTCCCGGTTCCGGCCCGACTCCCTGATCGCCGGCGCGGCACGGCGGCCGGGCCGCTACGTCCTCCCGTCCGAGGCAGCTGCCCTGGGGCCGCTCTACGAAACCCTGTACCGCCTCAGCGGCGGGGTCATGACCCCGCTGATCGGCGGCAGCCTGGAACAGCTGGGCTACGACGCCCACTACTCGCTGCGTCCGGCCGGCCCGCCGTTGCCCGCGCCGCCTTGGGACGAGGTGCTCGACTGGCAGGGCACGGTGCTGACCACGCGCGCCCCTGTGGTGATCGACGTCGGGGCGGCCGGCAAGGGGCAGCTGGCGGACCTGTTATCCGCCGAGTTGTGTGGTGCGGGCGTCGGAGAGCACTTTATCGACGCGGGCGGCGATTTGCTCAATACCGGCTCCGCGCCGGTCGACGTCGGCCTGGAGCATCCCTATGATCCGGACCGGGCCATTGGAATCGTCAAACTGGGTACCGGCGCCCTCTGCGCGTCCGCCGCCAACCGGCGCGCCTGGGGCGACGGGCTGCACCACGTGTTGGATGGCACCACCGGGGCACCGGTGCGCACCGTCGTCGCCAGCTGGGCGATGGCGGCGAGCGCCATGGTGGCCGACGCCCTGGCGACTGCCCTGTTTTTCGTCGAGGGGCCCCGTTTGCAGGCGGAATTCGACGTTTCCTGGCTGACTGTCCACTCGGACGGCCACGCGGAGTACTCGGCCGATTTTGAAGGGGTGCTGTTTTCATGA
- a CDS encoding FMN-binding protein: MNTTFRKSVVTGIAGLSLAGSAAGCAPGQAAGAQATGAAPSAAAGTAAYKDGTFSADGNYVSPNGTETVGVTLTLAGGAVSDVQITQHPSNPNTRKFQGEFAGGIKSQIVGKRLDEIKVSKVAGSSLTSGGFNQAVDKIKSEAQS, from the coding sequence ATGAACACCACTTTCCGAAAAAGCGTCGTCACCGGCATCGCCGGACTCTCCCTGGCCGGATCCGCGGCCGGTTGCGCGCCCGGACAGGCCGCCGGCGCCCAGGCAACCGGGGCGGCACCCTCAGCTGCCGCGGGCACCGCCGCCTACAAAGACGGCACCTTCAGCGCGGACGGCAACTATGTCTCGCCGAACGGCACTGAGACGGTGGGCGTGACCCTGACACTTGCCGGTGGCGCAGTGTCCGATGTCCAGATCACCCAGCACCCGTCCAACCCCAACACCAGGAAGTTCCAGGGCGAATTCGCCGGCGGCATCAAGTCCCAGATCGTCGGCAAGAGGCTCGACGAGATCAAGGTCTCCAAAGTGGCCGGATCCTCGCTGACCAGCGGCGGCTTCAATCAGGCTGTCGACAAGATCAAGTCCGAGGCCCAGTCGTGA
- the argS gene encoding arginine--tRNA ligase, protein MTPEELSLAISACLKDAVAAGEIGLSASDVPDEVRVERPKNRDHGDWATNIALQLAKTAGTNPREFASVLRARLKSIDGVSAVDIAGPGFLNITVDAAAAGALAKAIVEAGPDYGTNTALAGHTVNMEFVSANPTGPLHIGHTRWAALGDAIARVLRASGADVTAEYYINDAGSQMNVFANSVLSRLHGRGVPEGGYPGEYIADLGHEVLTQHPDIRELTDAAALPVIRGAAYKAQLHDIKRTLAEFGVAFDVYFSEQELHDAGAIEDAVARLREQGHVYDDGGAVWLRTTDFGDDKDRVMIRANGEPTYFAADAAYYLSKKDRGYTEKIYLLGADHHGYINRLKAIAAAAGDDPEVNIEVLIGQLVSVNGAKLSKRAGNIIELKDLISWLGKDAVRYSLARFPADSPLTLDPELLKKHSNENPVFYVQYAHARSRGTARNAVAAGVERRVDGKDCFEASLLEHATENELLSHLGSYPSIVARAAELREPHRVARHLEVIAGAYHRWYDACRVAPQGDEPITDLNRTRLWLNDATSQVLANGLELLGVSAPERM, encoded by the coding sequence GTGACCCCTGAAGAACTCTCCCTCGCCATATCCGCCTGCCTGAAGGACGCCGTCGCCGCCGGTGAAATCGGGCTTTCCGCATCCGATGTCCCGGATGAGGTGCGTGTTGAGCGGCCGAAGAACCGGGACCACGGCGACTGGGCCACCAACATTGCCCTCCAGCTGGCCAAGACCGCGGGCACCAATCCGCGCGAGTTTGCCTCCGTCCTGCGTGCCCGGCTGAAGTCCATCGACGGGGTGTCCGCCGTCGACATCGCCGGACCGGGGTTCCTGAACATCACCGTTGACGCCGCCGCCGCGGGCGCCCTGGCCAAAGCCATCGTCGAGGCGGGCCCGGACTATGGCACCAACACGGCGCTCGCAGGCCACACGGTCAATATGGAATTCGTCTCGGCCAACCCCACCGGCCCGCTGCACATCGGCCACACCCGCTGGGCCGCCCTGGGCGACGCGATCGCCCGCGTCCTCCGGGCTTCAGGTGCCGACGTCACGGCCGAGTACTACATCAATGACGCCGGCTCGCAGATGAACGTTTTCGCCAACTCCGTGCTCTCCCGGCTGCACGGCCGCGGGGTGCCCGAGGGCGGTTACCCCGGCGAGTACATCGCGGATCTCGGCCACGAGGTGCTGACCCAGCACCCGGACATCCGCGAGCTGACCGATGCCGCCGCGCTGCCGGTGATCCGTGGCGCGGCGTACAAGGCACAGCTGCACGACATCAAACGCACCCTGGCAGAGTTCGGCGTCGCATTCGATGTCTACTTCTCCGAGCAGGAACTCCACGACGCCGGCGCGATCGAGGACGCCGTCGCGCGGCTCCGGGAACAGGGCCACGTGTACGACGACGGGGGCGCGGTCTGGCTGCGCACCACCGACTTCGGTGACGACAAGGACCGCGTGATGATCCGGGCGAACGGCGAGCCGACGTACTTCGCCGCCGACGCCGCCTACTACCTGTCCAAGAAGGACCGCGGCTACACCGAGAAGATCTACCTGCTCGGCGCCGACCACCACGGCTACATCAACCGGCTCAAGGCCATTGCCGCCGCCGCCGGGGATGATCCCGAGGTCAACATCGAGGTCCTGATCGGCCAGCTGGTCTCCGTCAACGGCGCCAAGCTGTCCAAGCGCGCCGGCAACATCATCGAGCTCAAGGATCTCATCTCCTGGCTGGGCAAGGACGCGGTCCGCTACTCGCTGGCGCGCTTCCCGGCCGATTCGCCGCTGACCCTGGACCCGGAACTGCTGAAGAAGCACAGCAACGAGAACCCGGTGTTCTACGTCCAGTACGCGCACGCCCGTTCCCGCGGCACGGCCCGCAACGCTGTTGCCGCCGGTGTGGAGCGCCGCGTGGACGGGAAAGACTGCTTCGAGGCATCCCTGCTGGAGCATGCGACCGAGAACGAACTGCTCTCCCACCTCGGCAGCTACCCATCGATTGTGGCCCGGGCGGCTGAACTGCGCGAGCCGCACCGGGTGGCCCGCCACCTCGAGGTCATCGCCGGCGCCTACCACCGGTGGTATGACGCCTGCCGTGTGGCGCCGCAGGGCGACGAACCGATCACCGATCTCAACCGCACCCGGCTGTGGCTCAACGACGCCACAAGCCAGGTGCTGGCCAACGGACTGGAACTGCTGGGCGTCTCGGCGCCGGAACGGATGTAA
- the lysA gene encoding diaminopimelate decarboxylase — MTTNPSTTAGAPSPLAPEWLAVPADLNALHEPMWAGGVARNDAGELTIDGLAVSELQRQYGTPLFVLSENDFRARARAFSDAFNDAFADICGGVDVYYAGKSFLCTAVVRWVEEEGLRLDTASGGELAVAARAGIPGADVALHGNNKSDAEIHRALDMKLGRIVVDSIAELERVARIAENRGETAKVMLRLTPGVHAHTHEFIATAHEDQKFGLSMAGDSTEQAGLSAAEEAVAAASAYPGIELLGLHCHIGSQIFEPDGFALAAEKLLDFLAAMQAKYSIVLPELDLGGGYGIAYTPVDTPRPAAEIAQAMAAVVRTKCAELGISAPRISIEPGRAIVGSTTFTLYEVGTLKTVRVDAPGAGEAGGAGKIVTYPRRYVSVDGGMSDNPRPVLYDADYSAILASRASAAAPQLSRVVGKHCESGDIVVRDVYLPEDVAAGDLLAVPGTGAYCWALSSNYNYLARPGVVAVRDGSARLIVRGETEEDLLNRDMGV; from the coding sequence ATGACCACGAACCCGTCCACCACTGCCGGTGCGCCCTCCCCGCTGGCGCCGGAATGGCTTGCCGTGCCCGCTGACCTCAACGCCCTGCACGAACCGATGTGGGCCGGCGGTGTCGCCCGGAACGACGCCGGCGAACTCACCATCGACGGGCTGGCAGTCAGCGAACTCCAGCGCCAGTACGGCACGCCCCTGTTTGTGCTGAGCGAGAACGACTTCCGCGCCAGGGCCCGGGCCTTCTCCGATGCCTTCAATGACGCCTTCGCTGACATCTGCGGGGGAGTGGATGTCTACTACGCCGGCAAATCCTTCCTGTGCACCGCAGTGGTCCGCTGGGTGGAGGAAGAGGGACTGCGGCTGGACACGGCCTCCGGCGGGGAACTCGCCGTCGCGGCCCGCGCCGGCATTCCCGGCGCCGACGTCGCGCTCCACGGCAACAACAAGTCCGACGCCGAGATCCACCGCGCCCTGGACATGAAACTCGGCCGGATCGTGGTGGACAGCATTGCCGAGCTCGAACGCGTCGCCAGGATCGCCGAAAACCGCGGCGAAACCGCCAAGGTCATGCTGCGGCTGACCCCGGGCGTGCACGCCCACACCCATGAATTCATCGCCACCGCCCACGAGGACCAGAAGTTCGGCCTCTCCATGGCCGGGGACTCCACCGAGCAGGCCGGGCTGTCAGCGGCCGAGGAGGCCGTGGCCGCGGCGTCTGCCTACCCCGGCATTGAACTGCTGGGCCTGCACTGCCACATCGGTTCGCAGATCTTCGAGCCGGACGGCTTCGCCCTTGCCGCGGAGAAGCTGCTGGACTTCCTCGCCGCGATGCAGGCCAAGTACTCGATTGTGCTCCCCGAACTGGACCTCGGCGGTGGCTACGGCATCGCCTACACGCCCGTGGACACCCCGCGGCCGGCCGCTGAAATCGCCCAGGCGATGGCCGCCGTCGTCCGCACCAAATGCGCGGAGCTGGGCATTTCCGCCCCGCGGATTTCGATCGAACCGGGCCGGGCGATCGTCGGCAGCACCACCTTCACGCTCTACGAGGTGGGCACGTTGAAGACGGTCCGGGTCGATGCCCCGGGCGCCGGCGAAGCAGGCGGAGCCGGCAAAATCGTTACGTACCCGCGCCGGTATGTGTCAGTGGACGGCGGGATGAGCGATAACCCCCGTCCGGTGCTGTACGACGCGGATTACTCGGCAATTCTGGCCTCACGGGCGTCGGCCGCGGCCCCGCAGCTGTCCCGAGTAGTGGGCAAACATTGCGAGAGCGGCGACATAGTTGTTAGAGATGTATATCTGCCCGAGGACGTGGCAGCCGGTGATCTGCTCGCTGTACCGGGGACCGGCGCCTACTGCTGGGCCCTGTCAAGCAACTACAACTATCTGGCCCGGCCGGGCGTTGTCGCTGTGCGCGATGGATCTGCCCGGCTGATTGTCCGCGGGGAAACCGAAGAAGATCTGCTCAACCGCGACATGGGAGTCTGA
- a CDS encoding homoserine dehydrogenase encodes MTELRTLKVALLGCGNVGAQVARILLDDADMLASRAGARLELVGIAVRNLGAPREVELPRALFTTDAETLVKDADLVIELMGGIEPARTLILTAIRNGACVVTGNKALVAKDGPTLHEEADKAGVQLSYEAAVAGAIPILRPIRDSLSGDRITRVLGIVNGTTNFILDQMDSTGAQFADALAEAQRLGYAEADPTADVEGYDAASKAAILASLSFHTRFSLDDVYCEGISAVTAADIAAAKDAGFVIKLLAIAEKLGATGTETGAGTGVSVRVHPTLLPREHPLAAVRGAFNAVFIEAENAGELMFYGQGAGGKPTASAVMGDLISAARSIVLGGPGRAETTTGQVSALPISAAVTSYYIGLDVADQPGVLARIAQLFAEHGVSIEIMRQTIHRDADSNVESAELRIVTHRASEAALAATVEAVKGLDVINSVTSVLRVEGV; translated from the coding sequence ATGACCGAATTGCGAACCCTGAAAGTAGCCCTGCTGGGCTGTGGCAACGTCGGGGCCCAGGTTGCGCGGATTCTCCTTGACGACGCCGACATGCTGGCATCGCGTGCCGGCGCCCGCCTGGAGCTGGTCGGCATCGCCGTGCGCAACCTCGGCGCCCCCCGGGAGGTTGAACTGCCGCGCGCGCTGTTCACCACCGACGCCGAGACACTGGTCAAGGACGCGGACCTGGTGATCGAGCTGATGGGCGGCATCGAACCCGCCCGGACCCTGATCCTGACCGCCATCCGCAACGGCGCCTGCGTGGTCACCGGCAACAAGGCGCTCGTCGCCAAAGACGGCCCGACCCTGCACGAGGAAGCGGACAAGGCCGGCGTCCAGCTGTCCTACGAGGCCGCCGTCGCCGGCGCGATCCCGATCCTGCGGCCCATCCGGGACAGTCTCTCCGGGGACCGGATCACCCGGGTGCTCGGCATCGTCAACGGCACCACCAACTTCATCCTGGACCAGATGGATTCCACCGGGGCGCAGTTCGCCGACGCCCTGGCCGAGGCCCAGCGCCTTGGCTACGCGGAAGCCGACCCCACCGCCGACGTCGAGGGTTACGACGCCGCGTCCAAGGCCGCGATCCTTGCCTCCCTGTCCTTCCACACCCGTTTCTCCCTGGACGATGTCTACTGCGAAGGCATCAGCGCCGTCACTGCAGCGGACATCGCCGCAGCGAAGGACGCAGGCTTCGTCATCAAGCTGCTGGCAATCGCCGAGAAGCTGGGGGCCACAGGCACGGAAACAGGCGCCGGCACCGGAGTCTCTGTCCGCGTGCACCCGACCTTGCTGCCGCGCGAACACCCGCTGGCTGCCGTGCGCGGCGCGTTCAACGCCGTCTTCATCGAGGCGGAAAACGCCGGCGAGCTGATGTTCTATGGCCAGGGCGCCGGCGGCAAACCGACCGCGTCCGCCGTCATGGGCGACCTCATCTCCGCTGCCCGCAGCATCGTCCTGGGCGGCCCGGGCCGCGCTGAGACCACGACAGGGCAGGTGTCCGCACTTCCCATCAGTGCCGCGGTTACCAGCTACTACATCGGCCTCGACGTCGCGGACCAGCCCGGCGTCCTGGCCCGGATCGCCCAGCTCTTCGCCGAGCACGGCGTCTCCATTGAAATCATGCGGCAGACCATCCACCGCGATGCTGATTCCAACGTCGAATCGGCGGAACTCCGGATTGTCACCCACCGCGCAAGCGAGGCTGCACTGGCAGCCACCGTCGAGGCCGTCAAGGGCCTGGACGTCATCAATTCCGTTACATCCGTACTCCGGGTAGAAGGAGTCTAA
- the thrC gene encoding threonine synthase: MAHQWRGVIREYAERLPVTEATKVITLGEGGTPLVYAQQLSALTGSDVYLKVEGMNPTGSFKDRGMTMAMTAAVAAGAKAVVCASTGNTSASAAAYATAAGLKCVVLVPEGKISMGKLSQAIAHGATLLQVDGNFDDCLDIARKLGESYPVFLVNSVNPARIEGQKTGAFEVVDWLGDAPDFHVLPVGNAGNITAYWKGYKEYCAPFESATAGTLPAVSTRTPVMWGFQAAGAAPFVAGHPITEPDTIATAIRIGNPASWDSAIAARHESGGVIEAVTDEEILSAHRWLSAREGVFVEPGSAAGVAGLIKKHAAGEVPAGKTIVITVTGHGLKDPQWALRTEDGSEVQPVKVSNDVVTVATALGLEEK, translated from the coding sequence GTGGCTCACCAATGGCGCGGCGTCATCCGCGAATACGCTGAACGTCTGCCCGTCACCGAGGCAACGAAGGTCATCACCCTGGGGGAGGGCGGCACCCCGCTCGTTTACGCGCAGCAGCTGTCAGCGCTCACCGGCAGTGATGTCTACCTCAAGGTCGAAGGCATGAACCCGACCGGTTCCTTCAAGGACCGCGGCATGACCATGGCCATGACGGCCGCAGTCGCCGCCGGCGCCAAGGCCGTAGTGTGCGCCTCCACGGGCAACACCTCCGCCTCCGCCGCCGCCTATGCCACTGCAGCCGGCCTGAAATGCGTGGTGCTGGTGCCCGAAGGAAAGATCTCGATGGGCAAGCTGAGCCAGGCGATCGCGCACGGCGCCACCCTGCTGCAGGTCGACGGCAACTTCGACGACTGCCTCGACATCGCCCGCAAGCTGGGGGAGTCCTACCCGGTGTTCCTGGTCAACTCCGTCAACCCGGCCCGGATCGAGGGCCAGAAGACCGGAGCGTTCGAAGTGGTCGACTGGCTCGGCGACGCCCCGGACTTCCATGTGCTCCCGGTTGGCAACGCGGGCAACATCACCGCGTACTGGAAGGGCTACAAGGAATACTGCGCGCCCTTCGAGTCCGCCACTGCCGGCACACTGCCCGCAGTGTCCACCAGGACCCCGGTCATGTGGGGCTTCCAGGCCGCCGGTGCGGCACCGTTCGTCGCGGGCCACCCCATCACGGAGCCCGACACGATCGCGACCGCCATCCGGATCGGCAACCCCGCATCGTGGGACTCCGCCATCGCAGCCCGCCACGAGTCCGGCGGCGTGATCGAAGCCGTCACTGATGAGGAAATCCTGTCCGCCCACCGCTGGCTGTCCGCCCGTGAAGGCGTCTTCGTCGAACCGGGTTCGGCCGCCGGCGTGGCAGGCCTGATCAAGAAGCATGCGGCCGGCGAAGTTCCGGCCGGCAAGACGATCGTCATCACGGTCACCGGCCATGGCCTCAAGGATCCGCAGTGGGCACTCCGCACCGAGGACGGCAGCGAAGTGCAGCCCGTCAAGGTCTCCAATGACGTGGTGACCGTGGCCACGGCCCTGGGACTGGAAGAAAAGTAA
- the thrB gene encoding homoserine kinase, which yields METTLTVPAESAADTPAVPAGQLVTVRVPATSANLGPGYDSLGLALTLFDTLTVETLDSGELEFELSGEGAESLPRDASHLVVKAITEALHRLGFRHDGLRITADNVNPHGRGLGSSACAVVAAVTAANALVPVASRRGKDWVLQLTSEMEGHPDNVAPAIFGGLALSWQDSDQYSSTCATVASTVIPVVAVPDFELSTEAARALLPASVGHHAAAMNSGRAALLILALTQKPELLLAGTEDYLHQSYRADAMRPSADLISALRRAGFAAVVSGAGPTVLVLANGEAQAEAAAEFIGAFTSGNTPDVGWRVMKLAVDVEGAKVEVHRR from the coding sequence GTGGAAACCACCCTCACCGTCCCGGCCGAGTCCGCCGCCGACACGCCGGCGGTTCCGGCCGGTCAGCTCGTGACGGTCCGTGTGCCGGCGACGAGCGCGAACCTTGGCCCCGGCTACGACAGCCTTGGCCTGGCGCTGACGCTGTTCGACACCCTGACGGTGGAAACCCTGGACAGCGGCGAGCTGGAATTCGAACTCAGCGGGGAGGGTGCGGAATCCCTTCCCCGCGATGCCAGCCACCTGGTGGTCAAGGCCATCACGGAGGCACTGCACCGCCTGGGCTTCCGGCACGACGGCCTGAGGATCACGGCAGACAATGTCAATCCGCACGGCCGCGGGCTCGGCTCCTCGGCCTGCGCCGTCGTGGCCGCGGTGACCGCCGCCAATGCCCTGGTCCCCGTAGCGTCGCGCCGGGGCAAGGACTGGGTCCTGCAGCTCACAAGCGAGATGGAAGGCCACCCGGACAACGTCGCACCGGCTATTTTCGGCGGACTGGCCTTGTCATGGCAGGACAGTGACCAGTACAGCAGCACGTGCGCGACTGTCGCCTCCACGGTCATTCCCGTGGTCGCCGTGCCGGACTTTGAACTGTCCACCGAAGCCGCGCGTGCGCTGCTGCCCGCCTCGGTGGGCCACCACGCCGCGGCCATGAACTCGGGACGTGCGGCCCTGCTGATCCTTGCGCTCACGCAGAAGCCGGAACTCCTGCTCGCCGGCACCGAGGACTACCTGCACCAGAGCTACCGCGCGGATGCCATGCGGCCCAGCGCCGACCTGATCTCGGCCCTGCGACGGGCAGGCTTCGCCGCCGTCGTCTCAGGGGCCGGCCCCACCGTGCTTGTCCTGGCCAACGGAGAGGCCCAGGCGGAAGCCGCCGCGGAGTTCATCGGCGCCTTCACGTCCGGCAACACGCCGGACGTGGGCTGGCGTGTGATGAAGCTGGCTGTGGACGTTGAAGGTGCTAAAGTGGAAGTGCACCGGCGGTAA